The genome window atcaactTTTGGAATCATGTCAtgatttttgtttattaatctaTTATTTCTACTTGAGTGTGTTTGCAACAGGCTCACCAAGTAAAACAGATGAAGTTATCAGTAGCTTGTTGGTCTCTGGTAATTTGAATGGATTAAATATCAAAATCTGGTGTGAGGGTATTTTGTCTGTGTtggatttaaaaattaaaaactccCAGTAGTAGCTTCACATCAAGTGCATGCCAGGCTCTGGCACCTGCTTTGCTTATTTGATAAACCAAATAGTTTAAATGTATGTCTCCCATCCATTAAAACCACAGATTTTGATAAGTAAATAAAACTAATGgccttgttttgtttctcaatttaacaggaagaaatgacTAGTGCCTTGGCAACAATGAGGGTCGACTACGAGCAAATCAGAATTAAGACCATCGAGGACTCGACCAATCCACTGCTAATGAAAAGGAGGAAGAAGGCAAATAACGCCGTGGCTACACCTGCTGCTCACTGAAAGATGCATGCATGCCTGCCTTCACATACAAACACAGGTTGTGAAAAGGAAGCAATAAGTTGTCGACACGTGAGTCGGGTtgcatggatttttctttcttttttttttctcagtgttttatttttcatgacaAATTGTAATGTTTTGTAagagtgtttgtttttattactcTACCATTTTAACAACTCGTCGCTCTGCAACAGCAGAGGGGATGTTGATCTGTGTTTTTACACCACTGAAGAGATTATGAAATTTAGAAAAGGGGAGAATGGGGAACTGACACATCCTCTTGCCTCTTCTTTCCTAAATATCAGGTTGTGTACTCACAGGGGCTCGAATGTTGGAATAGGAGATGTACGCCTTAGCATTAGCAGTAGTGATTTTACACCCCCCCACAAGCCTGCTCCAGCTCAAGCCCCAAACCTTTGAATGTTAACTCTGATGGCTAAAtcccaaaaatgaaaaaacaaaaaaacacagacacacaagggAAGGTTTAGTTTTTCTTACATGCAAAATAAGCAGATGTATTTTGAACTGACAAGTGGAATGTAAAGACTCTGTCCTCGATTGTTGGAATCAGCTAGAAGTAAGCTGCTGATTCCCGGGACTCGGAGTGTGTGTCAGGTTCAGTTTGTCTTTGTGAATGTTGAACACAGGCCTATGCACTCACACAGGGGCCGTTCTGACAGAGCACCTCACTCGTGGCCCCTCTCTCCTATCTTTATCTACGCTTGTTTTTCAGGTACACAATTTTAGGGCAGAGAGGGAAGCCAGATTAAAATACAGAAACTGGCCCGTCTTTCTCCTGCATGTAGCTCATAGGAGAGTTGGAGGCAGCCTATACTGTACTTTTTATGAATTCTATAAACGTTTTAGCATAGGCCTTAATGAGTACTGCTAAATCAGCAAATGGCTTTTAACTCAAACTTACCATTTGGTTCAAGCTTTTACCAATGTTTTGCTTCAGAATTTAAAACGTTGCCAGATTATATTTCAGGTTAATGCTATGCAGATGTTTTTTGTCATCAAATTACGAGTGATTTCTGTTTGTACATGTGTTGAAGAGATGTTGAGCAACTGTAGGGAGTGTTCCCGTGTTTTATGTAAGCAGTAGCATCCCCTTGGGAGTACAGAGGGCACACTGGTCATTTCCAGTTACTGTTGGTTGCACCAGGGTTAGTCAGGATATACTCAACTTGACTAATCTAGTGCAGTTCCATTATCATCTGTCAGTTCTTCACAATTCCTCGGAAACTGATAGGTTAGAAAGTACGTAGTAGCTGCTCCTCATCCTTGTGCACAGTCTGATTTACCACCAGCAAGCTGTCATCACATTCAGAGAAAGTATAATGGTCTCTCCTTCTGTAGTGTTTTGTTAATGCAACAGGACACTTCCCAGCTCACTTTGGGAATCATGGGAATATTATTGTATAATTTTGTCAGTTTAGGCCACTTCACTTTGTAAGATCACTTCCACTTTACTTGTCATATCGCACCTAGAAATTTCTTACAGGAAAAATGTTCATGAAATGTTTGTgacaatgtttattttttattttttgtccctCTCAACACATTTTTGTAGTGGAAACACAGATGTGTCTTGGAATCTGTTCAGCTCCCGTACATTTGTCTGCTTCAgctttggattaaaaaaaacaacaaccataaAACACCAACTTTCTCTTATctcttcttttaaagaaaaaaacaggatcTGTGTGTGAATGCCTGTGTTTCTGTATAGTATGGATTCAAGATCTCATCACAAAGCCAAGACTTTGAGCTCTAAAACCCTTTTCCGGTGCCCTCAAAGTAAAACTGAAAGTCTTGCACTTCAAGTCTGTTTTGTTGTATAACTGAAATTTTATGAAATTCAATAAAtacggggggaaaaaaaaaaatatatatatatatatatatatatatatatatatatataaaatatcttCCTCATATTTGACCTATGCCTCCACATTCAGGGAATTTTTCAACTGAAACACTTGTCGGTTATGATTCAGGTTCTTGTGTCGATTTGGGAATTGTGGCTTTCAGCCGAAGTGCACAGACTCAACTCGTGACCAGTTTGTATCATCCCTGCTAGAATGAGTGACTCCTGGAATATACGCATTTGCGTAGCAAAACAGCACAGTGGCATTGAGTCAACACAGACATTTGCCAACAGTGGGGTGTTTAGAGCAGTTTCCCGCTAGTGCATATGGTTCAGGTGCAAGGCAACTGTAGACTTTGAGCTTCCAGCTCTGAGTGTGACGAAACCCACAGTCATCTCTGTAAAACGTGTGTCTCTGCCAGGTAAGTGAGAGAGGGGGTAAATTGGGCCCCAGGGGAGTCCCTTGTAATAGTAGTCCTGTGGAGATTCAACCCCTCACTACAAATGCATCAGAACCTTAGGGCGCCCACTCGGCATGCTTTTCACAAAAGACGGGTCCCCGGACTCTTTCTGCGGTCTGGGTGGGTAGAGATGAGCAGCATTGTAAAATGTCATCACTATATGTACATGTTTTCTAAAGTAATATTCTCAGCAGCTGATGTGATTTGTGATAAATGCGATCAGAGGAAGTTGGTTTAGatgcttgtttttttcccccctcatcaatttaaaaacaagtgATTAAATAATTTTTCCTGGTCTGGAAACTGTCAGCAAGTTGGCCTCCAATATGTTATTGTTGTGTtcactgtttttaaaaggtGTGGGGAAATGTAGAGGATGGAGACTTCTCAGCTGAGCTGGTGACACACAGCTCAGAGTTCTTTGAAGTGGCATGCCATCCTGattctcacacacaaacacacatcctcTTGTACGTGCCGGCTCTGACTTGACCTGCTGCAGACAGTAGAGCCGTAGATGCGGCACATTACCTCAGCAAGAAACCCGCAGCACAGAGTAAACCAGACATGAAATGGAATCCTTGTGTTGTCAGTTTAGCATGTACAGTGGCTTATCTTTCACATGTGATGGAAATCCACATCATCTTACTGTCAAGAACAGCCCAGCGTGCATGTTGTGGTTAGTGCGGTTGCTTTGATTACGTTTTTCTGATAAATTTTCTTTAGGTCCCTGTAACAAAGGTGTGCTTCTTGATCTTTAAAGCTGAGTTGCACAAGGAAGTGTCACTATACATTTAGTATAGTGCAAGTTATAAATACTGGAAAGCAAAGTGAGGGGCCTTTCTAGAAATAATACAATGGATGGCTTTTGATTTCTCAGTTGCTACCCAAagaacttgtttttgttttttgtttttaagaaaagctgcttttttttcttggtttcaagctttaataaataaattattttggaGAACAGCTTATGAATTCAGGCTCTCAGTGGCTCCTCTGTAATTCTCAGACTATGAGACCTGAGCTGATGGCAGTCAGACCACCTGTTGCTGGATTGTTTTTCAAGATTGTTCTCTGTGAATGAGGCTGCATGTTTAGGCTCATTGTGGTGCTACAAAATGAATTTGGCAGCTATCAGATGCCTCAAtattaataatagtaataataagtcatagttattgttattattaacagTTTTTGTGCTAATATTCTGCCATGAAACACTGTGATATTCATCTTATATGCAGTTATACAGTGAGTAGTTATAGTAGAATAGGATCGTACTGTGACAACCACATGCTTTGTGTGGCACTTTTGTCATTTGCAGAACATAACCTAATATGGTTATGTCCTTTTTCAGCAAGTACCCAGTTGTGCAATGTGTGGGGAACAGCTCTTAATATTGTGTTTGTGAAATCCGTCACAACATGATCAGAGCTCACACCGATGTCTTTCCAGTGAACGATGCAGAAAGGTTGCCAGGAAGAATATCCATACTGTGCCTACAAAGTGACATGTCATGCACTGTCCTTTTACTAATCGTGTCATGCCAAGAAGGTGGACTAATAACTCATAATTGAGTCTGTCACTTTCTATCTAAAGGGTATCAGTCTTTGAAGGATCTAAATttggtgcatgtgtgtgtagaaATATTCTTTGCAAACATGCTGAATCTTAATTATTCTAAAAATAATGAATCATAGCTGGTCTATTTGACATCTGACTgctgtttccttttcttcttgAAGATGCTTTTGTTTCCTCACATAGCTTCATGATTTCTAAACAGACTTTGTTTttctattaattaaaaaaaaaaaaaaaagtacgagTTTGGTGTGGAATAATCTGACTGGCCTGTACAGAACCCTGACCTCCCTTAACCCCATCAAAATCACCTCTGAGAaaatattgaacagaaattGCAAGTCAAGCCTCTTGTCCAACACCACTGTTGGGGGGTGGGCAATCATTCCCAGAGACACATTCCAAAATGTCATagaaagccttcccagaagagcGGAAGACATCATAGGTGCTCTGCCTACGGATGTAGGATGGGATGTCATAAAACCTCCTGTAGGTGCAATGTGAAGGTGACCGTTTTTGTCCATATAGTGAAGCGGCAAACTGACTGAACTTTCAATATGCACTTGCAGCCTTAGAACCAGTCTTATAAGAGGTACCTTCCCTTTGATTAATTGCCTCGTGATCGAGTACCGAAACctctgaataaatgttttttttccagggtGCGGAACACATATGCGTCTGTGTGCACTGTTTGTTACTTTCCTATACACGTGAGCCATGAAACAGATGAgtgaaagactttttttgtttatatttccGTCAACAAAATCAGACACGCATGCATCTGTGAAAATGTTCTATTTACTGAAAACACCATGAAACTTAATTTTCAAAGATTCCACACAGCCGTATTTCATTTGCCCAAGGAACAGATATTTTAATTGCTTTCTTTATTGTGACCTGCTGTTCGTGAGCATGCCTGTACAATATTCAGAGATGTTGCATTCTGCTCAATGCCATGCTTTAGGTGGATGTGAATATTTAGTGTAAAAGAGTACCAGCGTGATACTTGTGAAAATGATTCTTCAGTTTTTCTCAGCCTCCTTTGAAGCTACTGCTGTCTGAAAGTCCACTCATTACATAACAACCAGATGTGATCTTAATCGGTTTACGTGGAACCGATTCCAGAGCTCTTTGGGGGGCGGGGGGTGACTGAAGTGTGAATCTGCaagcatctttaaaaaaatcgaAATAAAAAAGCACTGACCACAACACTGCTGAAAAACTGCTTTTTGCACAGGTCAAAAAAATAGCAATGCCCTGTTAGAACAAAGTTATGAATGATATCTTTTTGCAAGGTACTGTCATTGCTGAATTGATACTATTCATCCCACGTTGAGTCAGCAAGTGACTGACGAAATGTCCTGGAGTAGTTTCAGTGCAGCCCTGAGTCAGGTCTGGAACCTCACTGATGCTTGTGAGTTTGTTTTGTAGATGCTTCACTTTCAAAAAAACAGTCAAAGATACTACAGTACACAGGTGTCTGTgtacagtttcttcttctttatttgcAGTTCAGATCATTGACTGTTGTATGATGCTTTCACCACACCCTCCCCAAAATAAATCTGCAATTGCTCCCCATGACTTTGTGCTCCCTTCATTGTGACAGAGTGGTTTTAGTTTGCCTGTCAGTTTTGTTCTAAATGTGTGTGACTAAGTGAGATTACTTTTGCATGCATGCAAGTGTGCATATGCCATTGAGGGTGAGGCTGGCTAGTTGGAGTTACGGTAAGATACAGCAGTGTTGCTGCTGGTAAGTGATGTATATGGGTCACGTTTGAGGTTAGTGCATCAGCATGTTAACAGTGCAGTCTATGGTTCCTCACGTATACTGCAGGATGTGATGTATTCAGTGCTCTATTCCTTTTAATGGCAAACATAGCAGCTTTTACATATCGTGAAAGCAACTCTAAAGAGACATCTGTCATATTATTAAagtaatttatttcaatttaACAGAAGgcacaataaatataaaaaacacagaatgaaacatctttataaataattataacaaatgtaatattattataacaaagtgtccttttttaaaaacagcatgataatgatTCAAAAGGATCCTAACAGAAAATTGTCCATAGGACAAATTGGTTATAACGtctcataaaaaataaagacaacagTTCAGTAAGTCCCATACAAAAAATTCACATCTGTCAATACTTGTAAAAGTTCTGTTTCTCCCAGAGATGAGCTTCATATCTTGATTTAGGTCAGGAGGTCTTCCAGCAGAGGTTATTGTCTGTGTCGTTTAGAAGCCAGGTATGTCTCAAAGTAGTTAAACAATATGTCCAGCTCTCCCATAGCCTTGTATAGACCTCTGCTCTCCATCTGCATATGAGCAAAGACAGGTTCACTTAGTACAAATGGCAAAAAGTATAGGCATGCATATTCTTTTGAAATCAGGATTACAAATATTGCCTCACTGCATGTGTGACTTTGACACTCACCTGAGTGTAAGTAGAGTTCAGATTGTTGATGTCGAAATGTTTTTTGCAGGAGAAGTAGTTCCTCTGTAAGAAGAGCAAAAGAGACATGATGTTACTACTGGTGATCTGCATGCGGACAACATTAAGAAAAGAACCTTAAGGCGGGAACATTCAGTCTCTTCTCTTCCCTTTTTGCATAATCTGGAAGATGCACACTTGTGCATTTCAAAAATCACATGACTAATGCAGTATTAAGACTCGTTCTGTGAGCACTCACTTAAACCCGAATCAACCTGTCGCAGGGTACTTGGAAATTTTTTGGTTTAATGAATTAAGAAATTGGATATTTGTAAATGCAGAGTAGAAGCTAACTTCCTTGCAGATGATCACAAAGTCAAACGGCtatttaaagtaaaaatcaaaatcaatatATAACTCAATTTATAGGTGTATTTTATCAACCAAACCCTATCCACCTGACCAAACATACTTTGCAGTGATTACTTGTAAATAGTTTTATTGAATTCTGctcggctttttttttttattgccatCTTTAACGACTTGAGCGAACATAACAAAAAAGTCATATGAAGCCACTGAATGGTAGTTTAAGGCATGCACTTGCGTATTCTACAGAGGATACTCGTGACCTTAAAGCAGCGCAAGGTGAATATTTACACGGTTTGTTTTGCTGTGGGAGTTAACACGTGTCAGATACTCACACACTGGGTGACATCTCTCTTCAGGGTATTGAAAATTTCTTGTATGGACTCCACGTGAGGCTTTAAGTTCTTGGTGTCTTCAGTCACTCCGGCCATGGCTGTCGGCAGAACCGTGTCCAGGTAAAATTCCAGTAAGCTGTTCATGGCGTAACAGGCAAACGGGCTCTGATGGAGCAGAACATCAGCGTGGTTATTTTCATGCTTTTCTTATCAAATCCTAAACTTTTTGTGgagagggtttttttccccctcgaGAATCTTACCTTAAAGGAGTCTTCGACGGACTGATCTAGCAGCGCTGAGTCTAAGTCATCGTTTGCTTCCTGCAAAAACAgcgaaggagaaaaaaatagtaAGTGCGCCGTGAGACACCCGTGCACCCACAAAGGCTGACAGGCAGAAGTGAGAAAGTGCAGCATCCCCGCTGTGGGGAAGGCTGGTGATGCTGCAAAAATGCCTGCAGAGAACGTGCTTTTACTCACGTAGAAATCTCTGATCCGTGAATAGTCCTGTCTGAGCTTCTTGAGCCTGACGGGGAAGCCCTCCACGAAACGGCAGCAGCGGTTGTTGCACATAGGAGAGCACAAAGCAGAGCTGAAGAAAGACGCGAGCGCCAGGACGCACAGGAGGACGGTCTGAGAAGTCATTCTGCTGGATAAGATGCTGAAGTGTTCTGGCTGGAATGAAGAGAATAGCTGGTCCACAGAAATGctgatgctcctgctgctgctgcacaaaaGGCTTTGTTGGATCTTGCTGAATTGCTCAGAagagaaaaatgtgtatacTAGAGCTCATCAGTTGCTTTAATTTATAGCAAAATCTGGCGAGGGAGGAGACTTACTGGAAGAGAAATGGTTAAACATGCTTCATACATGAAGGGGAATTTTTTTTTGGCCTAGAAGCAGCTAGTGTGTTGCATATGTTCTACCACTCCCATCATATGGGTTGGTATTGACATCATGGAAATAAACTCTGACATCATTTTCTGTGATCAATAATTCAATaggtttttgcttgttttaaaaaaaatgatttttcatATAGTAATAATATTGcatatataataaaaatgctGCTACCACTACCAGTAATAGTAAATATAGTTATCCTTCATCACCTTATTATAATCATTATATATTTAGAATTTTTATTCAACCTGTTGCTTTTAAGTGACAAGTTTACACGCATCGACCCTACTAAGTTCCTAAAAGGAGCAGATAAAGAACTCCAAACTGATTTTTCAGtgtaaaaactgtttaaagtcCATGAAAAGCAACGTATGACTATTCACAATAACAAAGGAAATCGAACCCCCATATGGAAATGACATGAATTGTGGTTTGAATATGATGACGCTGTGGATTCTCGCTGCATGTCAGACATACGTAATAAGAGTGCTTTTCACTTTGAGTTCGAGTTACTGCAATCTTTCTTAGATTCCATAATCCTTTCTCAGTGAACCattttgcattaaaaacaaTGTATATATGTTTTCAGATTTGTAATAGAGAAACCGCACCGAGAAGTGATTCAGTAATGTTGGGAGTGTAAGAGGTATTTCCCCCTTAGTACTTTTTTTGAATGGAATGTCCAGCAGTCCAGATAATTTGATATCTCCCCAATTCACACGTCGTCTTAGGCCGTGCATGTTAGGCAACACTGGCATTTGGAAAATACGcccgtgtgtgtgggtgtggggaggggggggggggggtcattcTGTGATCGCCTCTGTGTGATAAACAGACTTTGCAGTCAGCAGACAAATGAAGGGTCAAGCTAAAGTTCATTTAACACGTGACACATACATAGTTTTGCAATAATATTGTAATAAGAGATTTAATAAAAGGGTTTCAAGTTGTTTTTGAAGGCAGAAGATTTGAAATGTCTAAATTGTGGTGTAACTTTCAGtttgttacaaaaaataaacagagcaaGGGAACATGTTATGGTTTGGGTTAGGGAGAGAAAAATCAAGAAGTGGTCAAATCTATCCACGATATCTATTATCTGTGAAATCTATAGTGTAGTCGTTAACCCATTCGCTAACGTGTAAAAGATCCCTGATTTGAGACCGAGAGCCGACAAACTCCATCCTTAGAGGGTCATGAGCTAGTGTACTCTCATTTGGTCCCATGGTTATGTCATTAAGGCCAATCCAGCGTAAAATCTATGCATGGGGCAACACCTTAGGAAGTAAGGGAACAGCTGAAGTTACTCCAcgtaaaataaatgaatcagCAGTGACCAGTTCATGGGAAACGCCTCATACTTCACATCAGTGCATGTATGCGCTCTGCATTGTGATTTTATAATTTGTATAATTAGTTGCTTTTAAGATACTTCTGACTAGTCTGATACGTCATTTTTCTGAAAATGACAAATTTTAAGTTGTTAGTCAGAATCTTTTGTCATAAGATGTTTAACCAGATAAACTCCTGAGTAATAGAAACCCACACCACACAATAAATGAGGTCTTCAGACCTGCCATTCACAGAACTGAGGTGTTATCAAGGTATGATTAGTTCAGGTTGAAATTGTGTTACTGGTATTAGTAATGCTAATCCCGTTTGCCACGAGATATACCTGAAACCATATGCAAAAGATTAGCAAAAATGATGTCATCCATTGGTTTGTGGGCTACCGTCTTCATGCCTCCAGTTAAGCATTTCACCACACCTTCCTGTTGTAGGTACTAAGTTGGAAACCTTTTTGCCttaactgctttaattcttcgtGGCACAGATTCAGCAAGGTGtcggaaacatttctcagagatttCGGTTCATATTCACTTGACAGTTATGCACATCCACGATGAGAATCTCTTGTTCCACCGCATCCCAAATGTGCTCTGTTCGACTGAGATCTTGTGATCGTGGAGGCCATtcgagtacagtgaactcaaaGTCAtgctcaagaaaccagtttgagatgatttgagctttgggACATGATAACCTCCTGAAGGTGTCTATGAGAAGATGGATACTCTGGGATCACAAAGGGATGAACATACCCAGTAAGGATCCAATAATACACCAATAatgctcaggtaggctgtggcagTTAAGTGATGCTAAGATGGTACTAAAGTGCGCCAAGAACATTATacgagcagcagcagcctgactGTTGATGCAATACCCTGCCATCCAAATGTCACTGCACAAATCTAGACTCATCACACCTGACGTTTTTCCCAATCTCACCAGTTGTGATGAGCCCATGTAAACTGTAGCCTCTTGCAACACATTCCTGTttacggggagaacatgcaaactccacacagaaagaccctggcctgatggtggaattaaaCTCAGGACCGTGCTGCCATGCAGCCTGTAGCAAGCAAAAACTCTTCTCgagactgaaaaaaatcttAACAGCAATCTAAGGCAAGGGAAATGTTactgaaactgaaaacacaGTGCTAAAAGGTCAAAGTATTTACTGAGGTAATAAATCAAGAGAGAAGTTGGGTCTTATTCTTTAAGGGCTAAGGCACTTTATAGTCGACTTCTCTGTTCTGGTACAGAGGTTACATCAGTCCTCCATCAGTCACATTGTAACAAGCTGTTTCCTGGTTTTGAATCAGTATGTAGcaccaaaaaaaggaaaaccgcATACACTTTAATATAGCTGCCTTTCTCGGGTGACATTTGCATTTCTGTctcattttaatataaaataaagtaaactgACAGACTTGTGACTTTCACACTAGAACGCTGCAAAATATAGATGAAAGCTACAGGCGTGAAGTTTTATCTCTTTGTTTTAGCAATATGACAATACTATGAAAAAGAATCTGCGCTGTCAGAAAGTTAACATTTTCGTTAAGCGGCGTCTTCATCTCAGTCTGTAAAAGGTAACCTGTCAAACGAAACCGCAAAGAAGTGCTTTAGCAGTGATATTTCCCACACCATACAACGGTTTTCTTCTGCCAACACATCCCTTTTCATGTCCTGTTCACAATTTGCTTCAATGAAATGGGGACAAAGCAGAACCAGAGCTTATCTTGCATCTTGTCGCTTTGTTGTAACAGTCGGCTGGGAGGCGTATGCCTTGTAAATAATTAGGTGTCTCTGTTGTCTTTGCGCTTAACCCTTCACCTCAGTTTGCTGATGCTGTCATGCACCAGTGCTGAGAA of Maylandia zebra isolate NMK-2024a linkage group LG5, Mzebra_GT3a, whole genome shotgun sequence contains these proteins:
- the il10 gene encoding interleukin-10, whose amino-acid sequence is MTSQTVLLCVLALASFFSSALCSPMCNNRCCRFVEGFPVRLKKLRQDYSRIRDFYEANDDLDSALLDQSVEDSFKSPFACYAMNSLLEFYLDTVLPTAMAGVTEDTKNLKPHVESIQEIFNTLKRDVTQCRNYFSCKKHFDINNLNSTYTQMESRGLYKAMGELDILFNYFETYLASKRHRQ